The following are from one region of the Staphylococcus schleiferi genome:
- a CDS encoding bifunctional cystathionine gamma-lyase/homocysteine desulfhydrase: MNKKTLLVHGGNTTDPYTGAVTTPIYQTSTYEQDAIGALRQGYEYSRTANPTRSALESLIADLEHGQHGFAFGSGMAAISAVLMLLDQGDHIIVGSDVYGGTYRAMTKVFTRYGIEFDFVNTTDVKNIEAKINDQTKMLFIETPSNPLLRVTDIQAVSELAKQHQLLTVVDNTFMTPYYQTPLTLGADIVVHSATKYLGGHSDVVAGLVAVNNDDLAERIGFIQNSTGGVLGPQDSYLLVRGIKTLGLRMDQIERNALAVVEMLNQHQNVKAVYHPSLTTHLNYEIHQAQADGTTGIVSFEVSDVEKAKYLVKQTQYFTLAESLGAVESLISVPSLMTHASIPADVRAKEGIADGLVRLSLGIEDTNDIVADLKQTLDQL; the protein is encoded by the coding sequence ATGAATAAAAAAACATTATTAGTACATGGTGGAAATACGACAGATCCATATACAGGTGCAGTAACGACACCGATATATCAAACAAGTACGTACGAACAAGATGCAATCGGTGCGTTAAGACAAGGTTATGAATATTCACGTACCGCAAATCCAACACGTTCTGCTCTAGAATCGTTGATTGCAGATTTAGAACATGGTCAACACGGTTTTGCTTTTGGTTCAGGTATGGCGGCTATCAGTGCAGTCTTAATGCTTTTAGATCAAGGTGATCATATTATTGTCGGGTCAGATGTTTATGGAGGAACATATCGTGCCATGACAAAAGTCTTTACAAGATATGGCATCGAATTTGATTTTGTAAATACAACAGATGTTAAAAACATCGAAGCAAAAATTAATGATCAAACGAAAATGCTTTTTATTGAGACACCGTCTAACCCATTATTGAGAGTGACTGATATTCAAGCAGTGAGCGAATTAGCAAAACAACATCAATTATTGACTGTGGTTGATAATACCTTTATGACACCTTATTATCAAACACCACTTACTTTAGGTGCTGATATTGTGGTACATTCAGCTACTAAATATTTAGGTGGACATAGTGATGTTGTTGCAGGTTTAGTCGCAGTTAATAACGATGACTTGGCAGAGCGTATTGGTTTTATTCAAAATTCTACGGGTGGTGTGCTTGGACCACAAGACAGCTATCTTCTTGTACGTGGTATTAAAACTTTAGGTTTGCGTATGGATCAAATTGAACGTAATGCCTTAGCTGTCGTAGAAATGCTGAATCAACATCAGAATGTTAAAGCTGTTTACCATCCAAGTCTAACAACACACTTAAATTATGAAATTCATCAAGCACAAGCGGACGGCACGACAGGTATTGTTTCGTTTGAAGTGTCTGATGTAGAAAAAGCGAAATATTTGGTTAAACAAACGCAATATTTCACATTAGCGGAAAGTTTAGGCGCAGTGGAAAGTTTAATTTCTGTACCAAGTCTTATGACACATGCATCTATACCTGCAGATGTACGCGCTAAAGAAGGGATTGCTGATGGGTTAGTTAGATTATCTTTAGGTATTGAAGATACGAATGATATTGTAGCAGATTTAAAACAGACATTAGATCAGCTGTAA
- a CDS encoding pyruvate, water dikinase regulatory protein gives MEKRQLTIFIVSDSLGETAQRMVHAGVSQFPDLTQIEIKKFSFIKSEEELVHVLKLAKERDAIVVTTLVTEEYNVMGQAYANQYQIPYIDYMSSLLHHIQAQTGHIPTKETGMIRKLDDDYFKRIDAIEYSVKYDDGKHFTDIGEADALIVGVSRTSKTPLSMYLANKGYKIANIPLVPEVTIPYETIKKKQIKVFGLTASPQYIMNIRTERMKILGIDGQANYNDLKRIKVELAYAEEVFKKLNATVINTEYRSIEESAFYIEKFLQASF, from the coding sequence ATGGAGAAAAGGCAATTGACGATTTTTATCGTATCTGATTCACTAGGTGAAACGGCGCAACGTATGGTACATGCCGGTGTCAGTCAATTTCCAGATTTGACGCAAATTGAAATTAAAAAGTTTTCGTTTATCAAAAGCGAGGAAGAGTTAGTTCATGTATTAAAGTTAGCAAAAGAAAGAGATGCGATTGTTGTTACGACGCTAGTGACAGAAGAATATAATGTTATGGGACAAGCGTATGCAAACCAATATCAAATTCCATATATTGACTATATGTCGTCGCTCCTTCACCATATTCAAGCGCAAACGGGTCATATTCCTACGAAAGAAACAGGGATGATTCGAAAATTAGATGATGATTACTTCAAGCGTATTGATGCGATTGAATATTCGGTTAAATATGATGATGGTAAGCATTTTACGGATATAGGTGAAGCGGACGCACTCATTGTAGGTGTTTCGCGTACATCTAAGACGCCATTAAGCATGTACTTAGCAAATAAAGGCTATAAAATTGCGAATATCCCACTAGTTCCCGAAGTGACAATCCCATACGAGACGATAAAAAAGAAGCAAATTAAAGTATTCGGCTTAACAGCGAGCCCACAATATATTATGAACATTCGAACAGAGCGAATGAAAATATTAGGCATCGACGGCCAAGCCAATTATAACGATTTAAAACGAATCAAAGTGGAGTTGGCCTATGCGGAAGAAGTATTCAAAAAGTTGAATGCAACCGTGATTAACACAGAATATCGCTCGATTGAAGAGTCGGCATTCTATATCGAAAAATTTCTACAGGCCTCTTTTTAA
- a CDS encoding TetR/AcrR family transcriptional regulator, protein MDRRVRKTKTAIKNAMITLLKTEKLDKITVNQIADVADINRATFYQHYLDKYDLLDQIEQEMIEQMQINFNEKIMRLKAVENAEEAAIVFKEIPRAVLTIMHDDLDRYRVLLTMGRNYEIEQKIGEMIELNLKSLLPNDKEIAGIPFRYFHAFVLGSMWSLMRTWVLDEARSTIDEQVENIYKLMYQGPWRIIYEVYH, encoded by the coding sequence ATGGATAGAAGAGTTCGTAAAACGAAAACGGCAATAAAAAATGCGATGATTACACTTTTGAAAACGGAAAAGTTAGATAAAATTACCGTGAATCAAATTGCAGATGTTGCAGATATCAATCGTGCTACATTTTATCAGCATTATTTAGATAAGTATGATTTACTCGATCAAATTGAACAAGAAATGATTGAGCAGATGCAAATCAATTTTAATGAAAAAATTATGCGTCTTAAAGCAGTCGAGAATGCTGAGGAAGCAGCAATTGTGTTCAAAGAGATTCCACGCGCAGTTTTAACAATCATGCACGACGATCTTGATCGGTATCGCGTTTTATTAACTATGGGGCGCAATTATGAAATTGAACAAAAGATTGGAGAAATGATTGAGCTTAATTTGAAGAGTTTGTTACCTAATGATAAGGAGATAGCAGGAATTCCATTTCGATATTTCCATGCTTTTGTTTTGGGGAGTATGTGGTCGCTAATGCGTACTTGGGTGCTAGATGAGGCACGAAGTACAATTGATGAACAAGTCGAAAATATTTATAAATTGATGTATCAAGGGCCTTGGCGGATTATTTATGAAGTTTATCATTAA
- a CDS encoding PLP-dependent cysteine synthase family protein gives MRNFDLIGHTPLVQLEHYSNDDVQIYAKLEMYNPGGSVKDRLGKYLIEHAIEEGRIQAGDTVVEATAGNTGIGLAIVANQYQIQCVIFAPEGFSEEKIDIMRALGARIYRTPKDEGMLGARQAAENFAKRTGAYYTNQFETSDNPGAYRETLAVEIIEAIPNLDYFVAGAGSGGTFSGVAEALQPYDVKSVVVEPKGSILSGQEKGSHDTEGIGVEVWPQFLKKEWIDAVEVVSDEVAFEHVKQLAKYEGILAGSSSGAALEGALQVAQRIQKGKIVVIFPDGSDRYMSKKIFQYGGDLNE, from the coding sequence TTGAGGAATTTCGATTTAATTGGACATACACCGCTTGTGCAATTAGAACATTATAGTAATGACGATGTTCAAATTTATGCGAAACTCGAGATGTATAACCCGGGAGGCAGTGTAAAAGATCGACTTGGAAAGTATTTAATTGAACATGCGATAGAAGAAGGACGAATTCAAGCTGGAGATACGGTTGTAGAGGCCACTGCAGGTAATACAGGTATAGGACTTGCGATCGTCGCAAACCAGTATCAAATCCAATGTGTCATTTTTGCGCCAGAAGGGTTTTCAGAGGAAAAAATTGATATTATGCGCGCATTAGGCGCCCGTATTTATCGTACACCGAAAGATGAAGGGATGTTAGGTGCGCGTCAAGCAGCAGAAAACTTTGCGAAGCGTACAGGTGCGTATTATACAAACCAATTCGAAACATCAGATAATCCAGGCGCCTACAGAGAGACGCTCGCGGTAGAAATTATTGAAGCGATACCGAATTTGGATTACTTTGTGGCAGGGGCAGGTTCGGGAGGCACGTTTTCTGGTGTCGCTGAAGCTTTACAACCTTATGATGTTAAATCCGTTGTTGTTGAGCCAAAAGGATCTATTTTAAGTGGACAAGAAAAGGGAAGCCACGATACTGAGGGCATCGGTGTAGAGGTATGGCCTCAATTTTTGAAAAAAGAATGGATTGATGCCGTTGAAGTGGTCTCTGACGAAGTGGCATTTGAACATGTGAAACAACTCGCCAAATATGAAGGGATATTAGCGGGGAGTTCGTCGGGTGCAGCGTTAGAAGGTGCGCTTCAAGTGGCGCAACGTATTCAAAAGGGTAAGATTGTCGTCATTTTTCCGGATGGAAGTGACCGTTATATGTCGAAAAAAATATTTCAATATGGAGGAGATTTAAATGAATAA
- the ppdK gene encoding pyruvate, phosphate dikinase, which yields MTKYVYAFDEGQKDMKDLLGGKGANLSEMKRLGLPVPDGFTITTEACIEYLKNGEKLADEVQDQLETQLAAFSERTGKAFSSNDHLLLVSVRSGAKISMPGMMDTILNLGLNDENVEKLAAKTGDARFSYDCYRRLLQMFGEVVYHIPMSAFDTYFNAYKQSHGYENDADIPAEGLKEICEHYKTVYIEEVYKPFPQAPIDQLREAIEAVFKSWDNDRARVYRDLNEIPHDIGTAVNVQEMVFGNSGPKSGTGVAFTRNPVTGEAQLFGEYLLNAQGEDVVAGIRTPKDIATLQAQMPHVHQAFVEVSEQLEAHYKDMQDIEFTIENEKLYILQTRNGKRTAKAAIQIAVDLVEEGVISKEEAMHKVDVKSIDTLLHPTFKDEALEVAEVISKAGLPASPGAATGKIVFSAEAAQLQAEQGEKVILMRPETSPEDIEGMIASEAIVTTHGGMTSHAAVVARGMGKCCVTGCSDLEINTKEKIVSYAGKTLQEGDMVSVDGAKGDLYVGEIETTSAEHSEAFEQFMQWAEDVARLNVRMNAETTPDIEAGYQFNAKGIGLVRTEHMFFGAERLVEMRRFILSSDDATRKAALDKIRAYQTEDFEQIFRLSGERPTIVRLLDPPLHEFLPKSEDEIQNVAQQLAIPVEKLNKRILELHETNPMLGHRGCRLAITYPELYVMQAEAIMNSVAQLQQEGIHCQPEIMIPLVSTVEEFKILQTQIVEAIQRIETKTDQTLHFLMGTMIETPRACMIANELAEVCDFFSFGTNDLTQLTYGFSRDDAGKFINEYLNQQILEVDPFQTLDVNGVGALIKMAVEQAKQANESIKIGVCGELGGDPKSIHHFNKMAIDYVSCSPFRVPGAILATAQSVVESER from the coding sequence ATGACAAAATACGTCTACGCTTTTGATGAAGGGCAAAAAGATATGAAAGATTTATTAGGTGGCAAAGGTGCGAATTTATCTGAAATGAAGCGCTTAGGACTACCTGTTCCTGATGGTTTTACCATTACAACTGAAGCTTGTATTGAATATCTAAAAAATGGAGAAAAACTTGCTGATGAGGTTCAAGATCAATTAGAAACACAACTCGCAGCTTTTTCAGAGAGAACGGGCAAGGCTTTTTCATCAAATGATCATTTGTTACTTGTTTCGGTTCGGAGTGGCGCGAAAATTTCAATGCCCGGTATGATGGATACAATTTTAAATTTAGGATTAAATGATGAAAATGTTGAAAAACTGGCAGCTAAAACTGGAGATGCCCGTTTTTCATACGATTGTTATAGACGTCTATTACAAATGTTTGGTGAAGTTGTATATCACATTCCGATGTCTGCTTTCGATACATATTTTAATGCGTATAAACAGTCACATGGTTACGAAAATGATGCAGATATCCCAGCAGAAGGTTTGAAAGAGATATGTGAGCATTATAAAACTGTTTATATTGAAGAAGTTTACAAACCATTCCCACAGGCCCCTATAGACCAACTACGAGAAGCGATTGAAGCTGTATTTAAATCATGGGATAACGATCGTGCGCGTGTGTATCGTGATTTGAATGAGATTCCACATGATATCGGTACAGCGGTTAATGTTCAAGAAATGGTTTTTGGTAATAGTGGCCCTAAAAGTGGCACAGGGGTGGCGTTTACACGTAATCCTGTGACAGGAGAGGCACAATTATTTGGTGAATACTTATTAAATGCGCAAGGAGAAGATGTGGTAGCGGGGATACGGACGCCGAAAGATATTGCAACATTACAGGCGCAAATGCCACACGTACATCAAGCTTTCGTCGAAGTTTCAGAACAACTTGAAGCCCATTATAAAGATATGCAAGATATTGAATTTACAATAGAAAATGAAAAGCTATATATTTTACAAACGCGTAACGGTAAGCGCACAGCTAAAGCGGCAATTCAAATTGCAGTGGATCTTGTAGAAGAAGGCGTCATCTCAAAAGAAGAAGCAATGCACAAAGTAGATGTGAAATCGATCGATACATTGTTACATCCTACTTTTAAAGACGAAGCACTTGAAGTCGCAGAAGTGATATCTAAAGCGGGTTTACCTGCAAGCCCGGGTGCTGCAACAGGTAAGATTGTTTTCTCAGCCGAAGCAGCGCAATTGCAAGCGGAGCAAGGAGAAAAAGTCATTTTAATGCGTCCCGAAACATCTCCTGAAGATATTGAAGGGATGATCGCAAGTGAAGCAATTGTTACAACACACGGAGGAATGACATCTCACGCCGCTGTTGTCGCGCGCGGTATGGGGAAATGTTGTGTGACAGGCTGTTCAGATCTTGAAATCAATACAAAAGAAAAAATCGTATCGTATGCTGGAAAAACATTACAAGAAGGCGATATGGTATCTGTTGATGGTGCAAAAGGCGACCTTTATGTTGGTGAAATTGAAACAACAAGTGCTGAACATAGTGAAGCTTTTGAACAATTTATGCAATGGGCAGAAGACGTGGCCCGCCTTAATGTCCGTATGAACGCTGAAACAACGCCGGACATTGAAGCTGGTTATCAATTTAATGCTAAAGGAATTGGTTTAGTTCGCACTGAGCATATGTTTTTTGGTGCAGAGCGTCTTGTAGAAATGCGTCGCTTTATTTTATCTTCAGATGATGCAACGAGAAAGGCAGCTTTAGATAAAATACGTGCTTATCAAACAGAAGATTTCGAACAGATTTTCCGCTTATCAGGCGAGCGTCCAACGATTGTTCGTTTATTAGATCCACCTTTACATGAGTTTTTACCAAAATCAGAAGATGAAATTCAAAATGTAGCACAACAATTGGCCATTCCAGTAGAAAAATTAAACAAACGTATATTAGAGTTACACGAAACAAACCCTATGTTGGGGCATCGTGGTTGTCGATTAGCTATCACCTATCCAGAGCTTTATGTGATGCAAGCAGAAGCGATTATGAATAGTGTGGCACAATTACAGCAAGAGGGAATCCATTGCCAACCAGAAATTATGATTCCACTTGTATCTACAGTAGAAGAATTTAAAATTTTACAGACACAAATTGTGGAAGCCATCCAACGTATTGAAACAAAAACAGATCAGACATTGCACTTTTTAATGGGAACAATGATTGAAACACCGCGTGCATGTATGATTGCAAATGAACTTGCTGAAGTGTGTGATTTCTTTAGTTTTGGTACGAATGATTTAACACAGTTAACGTATGGCTTTTCCCGTGATGATGCTGGAAAATTCATCAATGAATACTTAAACCAACAAATTTTAGAAGTTGATCCATTCCAAACTTTAGATGTTAATGGGGTAGGGGCATTGATTAAAATGGCTGTTGAGCAAGCAAAACAGGCCAATGAATCAATCAAAATTGGTGTATGTGGAGAGTTAGGAGGCGACCCTAAATCGATTCATCACTTTAACAAAATGGCTATTGATTATGTATCATGTTCACCTTTCCGCGTACCAGGAGCCATTTTAGCTACCGCACAAAGTGTCGTTGAGAGCGAGCGATAA
- a CDS encoding YhgE/Pip domain-containing protein — translation MSNRKLWIVPLITGTILLILATAFYPAYNPKPNNVPMAIVNLDKGTHIQDKEINIGNKLTEKLKDNKKEEIQWHEVKDAKKAQDEVRKGTYAGAIILEDHFSEHALSPAQTTIMKSKQKELQQQVEEGKIPPQQIQKIKAQMEKKGQKAPSKIEQAQISTYIDEGGQGQLANVTKQVLKQIGTNINQQVSQQNVQALAQSNVDISAKQFEQFSNPVNVDQHTFHPIASHQANGNAAMVLFMPVWLASMITAVVLYFNFKNRSQMSSRRRQTLTGALTIGIDLIASFAGSFAYVYFLSYVMNFNFPNPFVTASFIGLAISGFSLLILGLMVWIGILAAPVFLILVFFSMQAILLPIHMVPKFYQQYILPWNPFKLYTTEIKNLVYLHQPLEWNSTIIVLISFILFGIISVLISHYTKKHIPYVNTI, via the coding sequence ATGAGTAATCGTAAATTATGGATTGTACCGCTCATTACGGGAACCATTTTATTAATTTTAGCTACTGCATTTTATCCTGCATATAACCCAAAACCTAACAACGTTCCTATGGCGATTGTTAATTTAGATAAAGGGACACACATACAAGATAAAGAAATCAATATTGGTAATAAATTAACAGAAAAATTGAAAGACAACAAAAAAGAAGAAATTCAATGGCATGAAGTCAAAGATGCCAAAAAAGCGCAAGATGAAGTACGTAAAGGAACTTACGCTGGCGCAATTATTTTGGAAGATCATTTTTCAGAGCATGCTTTAAGCCCTGCTCAAACAACCATCATGAAATCTAAACAAAAAGAACTCCAACAACAAGTTGAAGAAGGTAAAATACCACCTCAACAAATTCAAAAAATAAAAGCGCAAATGGAGAAAAAAGGACAAAAAGCACCTTCAAAAATAGAACAAGCCCAAATCAGTACTTACATTGATGAAGGGGGTCAAGGTCAACTTGCAAATGTAACAAAACAAGTCTTGAAACAAATAGGCACGAATATTAATCAGCAAGTCAGTCAGCAAAATGTTCAAGCACTCGCTCAAAGTAACGTCGATATCTCAGCTAAACAATTCGAACAGTTTTCTAACCCTGTCAACGTTGATCAGCATACATTCCATCCTATTGCATCACATCAAGCTAATGGTAATGCAGCTATGGTACTCTTTATGCCTGTATGGCTTGCATCAATGATTACAGCTGTCGTATTATACTTTAATTTCAAAAACAGAAGTCAAATGTCATCTCGACGTCGTCAAACTTTAACAGGCGCATTAACTATAGGTATAGATCTCATCGCAAGTTTTGCTGGAAGTTTTGCATATGTCTATTTCCTAAGTTACGTTATGAATTTCAACTTTCCAAATCCATTCGTAACCGCAAGCTTTATTGGTTTAGCTATCTCTGGTTTCTCATTGCTTATCTTAGGATTAATGGTTTGGATTGGTATTCTTGCAGCACCTGTATTTTTAATATTGGTATTCTTTTCTATGCAAGCCATTTTATTACCTATTCATATGGTACCTAAATTTTATCAACAATATATTTTACCGTGGAATCCTTTCAAATTATACACAACAGAGATTAAAAATTTAGTTTACCTACACCAACCATTAGAATGGAATTCAACAATTATTGTATTAATCAGTTTTATTCTATTTGGCATTATCTCAGTGTTAATCAGTCACTACACTAAAAAACACATTCCTTATGTTAATACAATTTAA
- a CDS encoding GNAT family N-acetyltransferase, producing the protein MEIISKTTLTSEDIQQLYKLYQDIGWFGHTLENIGVIYNASTHIFVAVHQQKIVGCARALSDGVFNAAIYDVIVHPHYQRQGIGKKLLHQLCDIFRSVSCIHLISTIGHTDFYESCGFKLLKTGMGIYQKESLAEAYLYH; encoded by the coding sequence ATGGAGATCATCTCAAAAACAACGCTGACATCGGAAGACATTCAGCAACTTTATAAGCTATATCAAGATATTGGTTGGTTTGGCCATACGCTCGAAAATATTGGAGTCATTTACAATGCAAGCACACATATTTTTGTAGCTGTCCACCAACAAAAAATCGTTGGCTGTGCCCGTGCCCTTTCTGACGGTGTTTTCAATGCTGCTATATATGATGTGATTGTCCATCCACACTATCAACGGCAAGGGATTGGTAAAAAGCTTTTACATCAACTTTGCGACATCTTTCGTTCAGTTTCCTGTATTCATCTCATTTCGACTATTGGTCATACTGATTTTTATGAATCTTGTGGGTTTAAATTATTAAAAACGGGCATGGGGATTTATCAAAAAGAAAGCTTAGCTGAAGCTTATTTGTACCATTGA
- a CDS encoding sodium-dependent transporter, whose translation MSQKSQWKSSTGFILASAGSAIGLGALWKFPYMAGMYGGGAFLFMFVLFTILIGLPFLIMEFAVGKLGRIYTTQLFGKLTGQKWLNSIGWIGNLTVFLLFGFYSVIGGWIVVYIGIVGLQWIHLGLAHLSDIRFESVISQPAYTLIGQLIFIGLTCLIVMLGVEKGLEKASKVMMPLLFIFLIIIVAQSLSLKGAMEGVRFLFEPRVTDITMDSILFALGQSFFALSLGTTGMMTYASYAPKEMPIKRSAITIVAMNIVIAILAGLAIFPALQAFGYQPKEGPGLLFKVLPLVFEKIQFGALFYIIFLVLFLFAALTSSISLLELNISNLTRNDNRKRTKMTMLVGAGVVMISIPAMLSFSSLSGLTFGAGTLFDNMDFLVSNILLPIGALASTLAIGHKVKKETLREAFGNHRLKLFYPWYILVKWVLPCIILAVFILQFV comes from the coding sequence TTGTCACAAAAGTCACAGTGGAAATCGTCGACGGGATTTATTTTAGCGAGCGCAGGCTCCGCAATTGGTTTAGGGGCATTATGGAAGTTTCCATATATGGCAGGGATGTATGGCGGCGGAGCTTTTTTATTCATGTTTGTTTTATTCACTATTTTAATAGGTCTCCCTTTTCTGATTATGGAATTTGCAGTAGGTAAATTAGGCAGAATCTATACAACGCAATTATTCGGAAAGTTAACGGGCCAAAAATGGCTTAATAGTATCGGTTGGATTGGCAATCTAACAGTATTTTTGTTGTTCGGTTTTTACAGTGTGATTGGGGGCTGGATTGTAGTCTATATTGGAATCGTTGGACTTCAATGGATTCATCTCGGCCTCGCGCATTTGAGCGATATACGTTTTGAATCGGTCATTAGCCAACCTGCCTATACATTGATCGGACAGCTTATATTTATTGGACTGACTTGTTTAATTGTGATGCTAGGCGTTGAAAAAGGTTTAGAAAAGGCATCTAAAGTGATGATGCCGCTGCTTTTTATCTTTTTAATTATCATTGTTGCCCAATCGCTTTCTTTAAAAGGTGCTATGGAAGGGGTGCGCTTTTTATTTGAACCACGCGTGACAGACATAACGATGGATTCTATTTTATTTGCGTTAGGCCAATCCTTTTTCGCACTATCATTAGGTACGACTGGTATGATGACATATGCAAGTTACGCACCTAAAGAAATGCCAATTAAGCGGTCTGCAATTACGATTGTTGCTATGAATATTGTTATCGCCATTTTAGCGGGTTTAGCTATATTTCCGGCATTACAGGCTTTTGGCTATCAGCCTAAAGAGGGACCTGGTTTATTATTCAAAGTGTTACCCCTTGTTTTTGAAAAAATTCAATTTGGTGCGTTATTTTATATTATTTTCCTAGTTCTCTTTTTGTTTGCAGCATTGACTTCTTCAATTTCATTGCTAGAGTTAAATATTTCTAATTTAACACGCAATGATAATCGAAAACGCACCAAAATGACGATGCTCGTAGGTGCAGGTGTGGTCATGATAAGTATACCGGCAATGTTGTCATTCAGTAGCTTAAGCGGATTAACTTTTGGTGCAGGTACGCTTTTTGATAATATGGATTTTCTTGTTTCAAATATTTTGCTACCTATTGGCGCGCTCGCCTCAACATTAGCAATTGGCCATAAGGTTAAAAAGGAGACATTAAGAGAGGCATTTGGTAATCACCGTCTTAAACTATTTTACCCATGGTATATATTAGTAAAATGGGTATTGCCATGTATTATATTAGCAGTATTCATTTTACAATTTGTTTGA
- a CDS encoding carboxylesterase family protein, which yields MRIDTKLGTIYGKSYAGFDVFKGIPYAQSPKGALRFKHAQPVTYYENDLYATEFGHTPIQPFNSLEAFFSPFQEPPQQSEDCLTLNIWRPHSKGDQLLPVIIFIYGGSFVNGHSAQDIYQPQTIVQQEDVIVVTFNYRLGALGFLDWSAIHSDWQANNGLSDQICALKWVYAHISSFGGDPECITLMGQSAGAMSIEALLRIRSVRPLIRHAVLLSGILQLDTPYAAQQKAQMFNTLKHRHFPNQTWETLDSDAILTLMEAHQSHYGPSKGLELIYQPVASKEIEPHYDHVDIPVLLGITSSEGDIYIKNEQKKLDPLQFQAILSRAGLPIPALHEMMTAQQQRRLITDFYFKQPFLDLFHTLSKTAPTWKAEFNWFRPDHPRYASAYHILDLIFWMGRLDILEANGLTLTSHEKQLSHRMIHDLCHFAKHGELRQHQYYM from the coding sequence ATGCGTATTGATACGAAATTAGGAACAATTTATGGCAAATCATATGCTGGTTTTGACGTTTTTAAAGGTATTCCTTACGCACAATCACCAAAAGGCGCTTTGCGCTTTAAACATGCCCAGCCCGTTACATATTACGAGAATGACCTCTATGCGACAGAATTTGGTCATACACCGATACAACCCTTTAATTCGCTTGAAGCTTTTTTCTCTCCTTTTCAAGAACCACCTCAACAAAGTGAAGATTGTCTCACATTAAATATTTGGCGTCCTCACTCTAAGGGCGATCAACTTCTACCTGTCATTATTTTTATTTACGGTGGAAGCTTTGTGAATGGTCATAGTGCCCAAGATATATATCAACCCCAAACGATTGTTCAACAAGAGGACGTCATCGTTGTCACATTCAATTACCGATTAGGTGCTTTAGGTTTTTTGGACTGGTCTGCAATTCATTCTGACTGGCAGGCAAACAATGGACTTTCTGACCAAATCTGTGCATTAAAGTGGGTCTATGCGCATATTTCCAGCTTTGGTGGCGATCCGGAGTGTATCACACTCATGGGCCAATCCGCAGGCGCAATGAGTATTGAGGCACTGTTACGCATACGAAGCGTGAGACCATTGATTCGACATGCGGTACTGTTAAGCGGCATATTACAACTCGATACGCCATACGCCGCACAACAAAAAGCGCAAATGTTCAACACATTAAAACATCGACACTTTCCCAATCAAACATGGGAAACATTAGATAGTGACGCTATTTTAACGTTGATGGAGGCGCATCAATCACATTATGGTCCTTCAAAAGGGTTAGAATTAATTTATCAACCTGTTGCATCAAAGGAGATTGAGCCCCATTATGACCATGTCGATATACCTGTTTTATTAGGTATCACATCATCAGAAGGTGATATTTATATTAAAAACGAGCAAAAAAAATTAGACCCTTTACAATTTCAAGCAATTTTGAGTCGTGCTGGATTACCCATACCCGCTCTTCATGAGATGATGACAGCGCAACAACAACGTCGGCTTATCACAGATTTCTATTTTAAACAGCCGTTTCTCGACCTTTTTCACACACTTTCAAAAACGGCGCCCACTTGGAAAGCTGAGTTTAATTGGTTTCGTCCTGATCACCCACGCTATGCTTCAGCTTATCATATCTTAGACTTAATTTTTTGGATGGGACGACTCGATATTTTAGAAGCAAATGGTTTAACACTGACTTCACATGAAAAACAACTGAGCCACCGCATGATTCACGATTTATGCCATTTTGCAAAACATGGCGAACTGAGACAACATCAATATTATATGTAA